In Flammeovirgaceae bacterium 311, one DNA window encodes the following:
- a CDS encoding hypothetical protein (COG0457 FOG: TPR repeat), with protein MTNSEQITQLIQQEKYQEALRLLQQKAQSGSDAVLLSTMAHCNYRLGNFKQSADELTEAIALAPDQAQLYSDRGISYFMLGDRENSFRDFNKAQELEPQNPYRYSSRAYVKDAFRDTKGAIADYQKALELDPEDAISYNNLGLLLEKVGYQKEARQHFEKADEIEGRKTGNNISGKQTAKQDKPAKAAEKKPTVVSPTPKSKMTASHLGNTIKSIFTTRKGFQEFLQFWLGKHPDR; from the coding sequence ATGACGAATAGCGAGCAAATAACACAGCTGATTCAGCAGGAAAAATATCAGGAAGCTTTAAGATTACTTCAGCAGAAGGCCCAGAGTGGCTCCGACGCTGTGCTGCTTTCTACCATGGCTCATTGCAACTACAGGCTCGGTAATTTCAAACAGAGTGCAGATGAACTAACTGAAGCAATAGCCCTTGCACCAGATCAGGCACAGCTTTACAGCGACAGGGGGATCTCCTATTTTATGCTGGGAGACCGTGAAAACTCATTTCGCGATTTTAATAAAGCTCAAGAGCTGGAACCGCAGAACCCCTACAGGTACAGCAGCAGGGCTTATGTAAAGGATGCTTTCAGAGATACAAAAGGTGCCATCGCAGATTATCAGAAAGCACTGGAGCTGGACCCTGAAGATGCTATTTCTTATAATAACCTTGGCTTGTTGCTTGAAAAAGTTGGCTACCAGAAAGAAGCCCGGCAACATTTTGAAAAAGCAGATGAAATTGAGGGAAGAAAGACCGGCAATAATATATCTGGAAAGCAGACAGCAAAACAGGATAAACCAGCCAAAGCAGCGGAAAAGAAACCCACTGTTGTTTCTCCAACACCTAAATCAAAAATGACAGCCTCTCACCTGGGGAATACCATCAAGAGTATTTTTACGACTCGTAAAGGATTTCAGGAGTTCCTGCAGTTCTGGCTGGGAAAGCACCCGGACCGCTGA
- a CDS encoding acetyl-CoA carboxylase carboxyltransferase subunit alpha (COG0825 Acetyl-CoA carboxylase alpha subunit), translating to MLLEFEKPIAELEAKLKEMKDLASESNVDVSDAVKSLEEKIRQLKIDTFSNLTRWQRVQLSRHANRPYTLDYIYSLTDEFIELHGDRNFGDDKAMVGGFGQIKGQTFMFIGHQKGRNTKQRQVRNFGMANPEGYRKALRLMKLAEKFNKPIVIFIDTPGAFPGMEAEERGQGEAIARNIRDMFMLKVPVICFIIGEGASGGALGIAVGDRVLMLENTWYSVISPESCSSILWHSWEYKEQAAEALRLTAQDMHHFKMVDGIVQEPLGGAHANPEAMFAEVKSHIFKYYNELKDIDTDTLIQQRIDKFCSMGVYQE from the coding sequence ATGCTATTGGAATTCGAAAAACCCATTGCCGAACTTGAGGCCAAGCTGAAAGAGATGAAAGATCTGGCCTCTGAGAGTAATGTGGATGTAAGTGATGCTGTAAAAAGCCTGGAAGAAAAAATAAGGCAACTGAAGATTGATACCTTCAGTAACCTAACCCGCTGGCAGCGTGTGCAGCTATCCAGGCATGCCAACAGGCCTTATACATTAGATTATATCTACAGCCTCACCGATGAGTTTATAGAACTGCATGGTGACAGAAACTTTGGCGACGATAAAGCCATGGTTGGCGGTTTTGGCCAGATAAAAGGGCAGACCTTTATGTTCATTGGTCATCAGAAGGGGAGGAATACCAAGCAGCGGCAGGTCAGAAACTTTGGGATGGCCAATCCGGAAGGGTACCGCAAAGCTTTACGCCTGATGAAACTGGCCGAGAAATTCAATAAACCCATCGTTATCTTTATCGACACCCCCGGTGCTTTTCCGGGCATGGAAGCTGAAGAACGCGGCCAGGGCGAGGCCATTGCCCGCAACATCCGCGATATGTTTATGCTGAAGGTGCCGGTGATCTGCTTTATAATCGGAGAGGGTGCCTCTGGTGGTGCATTAGGTATTGCAGTAGGAGACAGGGTGCTGATGCTGGAAAACACCTGGTATTCTGTTATTTCTCCTGAAAGCTGCTCTTCCATTCTATGGCATAGCTGGGAGTATAAGGAACAGGCTGCTGAAGCACTAAGGCTTACCGCACAGGATATGCACCATTTCAAAATGGTTGATGGCATTGTACAGGAGCCTCTTGGTGGTGCTCATGCAAATCCTGAAGCTATGTTTGCCGAAGTGAAGTCCCATATTTTTAAGTATTACAACGAACTGAAAGATATTGATACTGATACGCTCATTCAGCAAAGGATTGATAAGTTCTGCTCGATGGGTGTTTACCAGGAATAA
- a CDS encoding Zn-dependent hydrolase (COG0491 Zn-dependent hydrolases, including glyoxylases) produces MQLHTINTGFFKLDGGAMFGVVPKSLWQRTNPADEKNLCTWAMRCLLIEDNDRLMLIDNGIGNKQDEKFFGHYYLHGDTTLEGSLKLAGFSVDEVTDMYLTHLHFDHCGGGVKWTDHEQQIPELTFKNARYWSNEAHWKWATEPNVREKASFLKENIMPMQESGQLNFIPLEGPSPISGIETIFVDGHTDKQMLPRLQYKGRTVVYVADLLPSVGHIPLPYIMGYDTRPLLTMDEKAKILQQAADEQWVLFLEHDPLHECCTLKNTEKGVRLNETFRLKDL; encoded by the coding sequence ATGCAGTTACACACCATCAACACAGGATTTTTTAAGCTGGATGGGGGAGCCATGTTTGGCGTGGTTCCCAAGTCCCTCTGGCAGCGTACCAACCCTGCCGACGAAAAAAATCTTTGTACCTGGGCAATGCGCTGCCTGTTGATAGAAGACAATGACCGGCTCATGCTCATAGACAACGGCATCGGAAACAAGCAGGATGAAAAATTCTTTGGCCATTACTACCTGCACGGTGATACTACTTTGGAAGGCTCTCTCAAACTGGCAGGTTTTTCTGTTGATGAGGTAACGGATATGTACCTGACACATCTGCACTTTGATCATTGCGGGGGTGGCGTAAAATGGACTGACCATGAGCAGCAAATCCCTGAATTGACTTTCAAAAATGCACGGTACTGGAGCAATGAGGCGCACTGGAAGTGGGCCACTGAACCAAATGTGCGTGAGAAAGCATCTTTCCTGAAGGAAAATATTATGCCCATGCAGGAAAGCGGACAACTAAATTTCATTCCGCTGGAGGGACCTTCACCCATAAGTGGTATTGAAACCATATTTGTAGACGGACATACTGATAAGCAGATGCTGCCCAGGCTTCAGTATAAAGGAAGGACAGTGGTTTACGTGGCAGATCTTTTGCCATCTGTCGGGCATATTCCATTGCCCTATATCATGGGCTACGATACCCGCCCGTTGCTCACAATGGATGAAAAGGCAAAGATCTTGCAACAGGCTGCTGATGAACAATGGGTACTTTTCCTGGAGCATGACCCATTACATGAATGCTGCACCCTTAAAAACACAGAAAAAGGAGTAAGACTCAACGAAACATTCCGTTTGAAAGATTTATAG
- a CDS encoding putative esterase of the alpha-beta hydrolase superfamily protein (COG1752 Predicted esterase of the alpha-beta hydrolase superfamily): MSLGLALSGGGIRCVAHLAVVKCLQEWGISPAHYAGTSGGALIAALLAAGVDPDKILSTVKELSVLGLLRPKFSGQGLIDAEVALKIFTNLLPATFEDLQLPVIITATNIRTGCCDLFSTGALLPPVIASCCMPVFFCPVKIGNDLYIDGGVVNNLPSDALVGKCSYIMGVHTNPVDPEYRSSSIKTILERTFLLAINGNVKASKRLCNAVLEPEVLKYIKVFEWKRTDEIYNRTIEWLRPQMPALSEQILAAAY, encoded by the coding sequence ATGTCGTTAGGCTTGGCTTTGTCTGGGGGAGGCATCAGGTGTGTAGCACACCTGGCGGTGGTAAAATGCCTGCAGGAGTGGGGGATTAGCCCTGCACATTATGCAGGTACCAGTGGTGGCGCGTTAATTGCAGCTTTACTGGCGGCTGGTGTGGATCCGGATAAAATATTATCTACCGTTAAAGAACTAAGTGTGCTGGGGCTGCTCAGGCCAAAGTTTAGCGGACAGGGCCTCATAGATGCCGAAGTAGCTTTGAAGATCTTTACAAATCTGTTGCCAGCCACATTTGAAGATTTACAGCTGCCTGTAATCATTACAGCTACAAATATCAGGACCGGGTGCTGTGATCTGTTTTCAACCGGTGCACTGCTGCCTCCAGTAATTGCCTCCTGCTGTATGCCGGTTTTCTTTTGCCCGGTGAAAATTGGCAATGATCTATATATAGATGGTGGAGTGGTTAACAACCTGCCATCAGATGCTTTGGTAGGTAAATGCAGCTACATCATGGGGGTGCATACCAATCCGGTAGACCCGGAGTACAGGAGTTCTTCTATAAAAACAATTCTGGAACGTACCTTCTTACTTGCCATAAACGGTAATGTAAAGGCATCAAAAAGATTATGTAATGCGGTGCTGGAACCAGAGGTATTAAAATATATAAAAGTATTTGAGTGGAAGCGTACCGATGAGATCTATAATAGAACAATTGAATGGCTAAGGCCACAAATGCCTGCTTTATCAGAACAAATTCTTGCAGCAGCGTATTAG
- a CDS encoding 1-acyl-sn-glycerol-3-phosphate acyltransferase (COG0204 1-acyl-sn-glycerol-3-phosphate acyltransferase) yields the protein MGKLLAHLLFWITGWKVEGQYPANVPKSVMIAAPHTSNWDFVYARAAFFIMGVPIRYTIKKEMMKFAPLGWLLKQLGAIPVERNRDRARKLGQSSLVQGMIDLFDQHDQLVIMVTPEGTRKFVNKWKTGFYYTALQAGVPIVLGYLDYEKKHAGIGPTVYPTGNLQDDMRKILGFYAGVSAKFPEQGVDPARMDMDYPEQGTAKAS from the coding sequence ATGGGTAAACTGCTTGCACACTTATTATTCTGGATCACCGGCTGGAAGGTAGAGGGACAATACCCTGCCAATGTGCCTAAAAGCGTTATGATAGCTGCACCACATACCAGTAACTGGGATTTTGTATACGCCAGAGCTGCCTTTTTCATTATGGGAGTCCCCATTCGTTATACCATCAAAAAGGAGATGATGAAATTTGCTCCTTTGGGCTGGCTTTTAAAACAGCTGGGAGCAATACCGGTAGAACGTAACCGCGACCGTGCCCGGAAATTAGGGCAGAGCAGCCTTGTTCAGGGTATGATAGACCTGTTTGATCAGCATGATCAGCTCGTGATCATGGTGACACCGGAAGGTACCCGTAAGTTTGTAAACAAATGGAAAACAGGTTTCTATTACACTGCCTTACAGGCGGGAGTGCCAATTGTGCTGGGGTATCTGGATTATGAAAAGAAGCATGCCGGCATAGGACCTACTGTGTACCCCACCGGTAATCTGCAGGATGACATGCGTAAAATCCTGGGATTTTATGCTGGTGTTTCTGCTAAATTTCCCGAACAAGGTGTAGATCCTGCAAGAATGGATATGGATTACCCTGAACAGGGTACAGCAAAAGCAAGCTAG